A part of Mustela erminea isolate mMusErm1 chromosome 9, mMusErm1.Pri, whole genome shotgun sequence genomic DNA contains:
- the TAGLN gene encoding transgelin codes for MANKGPSYGMSREVQSKIEKKYDEELEERLVEWIIVQCGPDVGRPDRGRLGFQVWLKNGVILSKLVNSLYPDGSKPVKVPDNPPSMVFKQMEQVAQFLKAAEDYGVTKTDMFQTVDLFEGKDLAAVQRTLMALGSLAVTKNDGHYRGDPNWFMKKAQEHKREFTESQLQEGKHVIGLQMGSNRGASQAGMTGYGRPRQIIS; via the exons ATGGCCAACAAGGGTCCTTCCTATGGCATGAGCCGCGAAGTACAATCCAAAATCGAGAAGAAGTACGAcgaggagctggaggagaggctgGTGGAGTGGATCATAGTGCAGTGCGGCCCCGACGTGGGGCGCCCGGACCGCGGGCGCCTGGGCTTCCAGGTCTGGCTGAAGAACGGCGTG ATTCTGAGCAAGCTGGTGAACAGCCTGTATCCTGACGGCTCCAAGCCAGTGAAGGTGCCCGACAACCCTCCTTCCATGGTCTTCAAGCAGATGGAGCAGGTGGCTCAGTTCCTGAAGGCAGCGGAGGACTACGGGGTCACCAAGACTGACATGTTCCAGACTGTTGACCTCTTTGAAG GCAAAGACTTGGCAGCAGTGCAGAGGACCCTGATGGCCCTGGGCAGCTTGGCGGTGACCAAGAATGATGGGCACTACCGTGGAGACCCCAACTGGTTCATGAA GAAAGCCCAGGAGCATAAGAGGGAATTCACAGAGAGCCAACTGCAGGAGGGCAAGCATGTCATTGGCCTACAGATGGGTAGCAACAGAGGGGCCTCGCAGGCTGGCATGACGGGCTACGGACGACCTCGGCAGATCATCAGTTAG